A DNA window from Malus domestica chromosome 12, GDT2T_hap1 contains the following coding sequences:
- the LOC103450186 gene encoding probable membrane-associated kinase regulator 4: protein MARSQASGDQSADEDYIDIEVSSSSNFLCYSISSPPQTREFEFQMSSLSQDKETTTSPADELFYKGTLLPLHLPPRLQMVQKILQTSNNKTQEAMGESFTKRESSNTPLDQSCNISSSESCRVSSELNSDEYISEWTADMCVNFIGGHNDHPKKSWSTKLKQIKQSSLGQKLKASRAYVKSLFTKPTCADDYNSCAKPASNAEAEAENGSKVTDFCSNKYMKVAKKTPFGRIDNGRFQISSTTLMKSIEKEMAEENANTHRKSFSGAIQHTPALQSLCSPTSSSVSSSSSSSFSFTSSGLTDLQLLKRSTSANSELESSIEGAIAYCKQSHQLVSSRMQFVGVKRSHQASSNNAMRETHMNNLIALYD from the coding sequence ATGGCCAGAAGCCAAGCTTCAGGTGATCAAAGTGCGGATGAAGACTACATAGACATAGAAGTGAGCTCTTCCTCCAACTTCTTGTGCTATTCCATCAGCTCTCCACCACAAACCAGAGAGTTTGAGTTCCAAATGTCCTCACTTTCTCAAGACAAAGAAACTACAACATCCCCAGCTGATGAACTCTTCTACAAAGGTACGCTCCTCCCTCTCCACCTCCCACCTCGCCTGCAAATGGTCCAAAAGATCCTCCAAACCTCCAACAACAAAACCCAGGAAGCCATGGGTGAAAGCTTCACCAAAAGGGAAAGCTCCAACACCCCATTGGATCAATCCTGCAATATCTCCTCCTCAGAGTCCTGCAGGGTCAGCAGTGAGCTCAACTCAGATGAGTACATCTCCGAATGGACGGCTGACATGTGTGTGAATTTCATTGGTGGTCACAATGATCATCCAAAGAAATCTTGGTCCACAAAGCTGAAGCAGATCAAGCAGTCCTCATTGGGTCAAAAGCTCAAGGCTTCAAGGGCGTATGTGAAGTCCCTGTTCACAAAACCCACCTGTGCAGATGACTACAACTCATGTGCCAAACCAGCAAGCAatgcagaagcagaagcagaaaaTGGCTCCAAAGTCACAGACTTTTGCTCCAACAAGTACATGAAAGTGGCCAAGAAAACCCCATTTGGAAGAATCGACAATGGCAGGTTCCAAATATCATCCACCACTCTGATGAAAAGCATTGAGAAAGAAATGGCTGAGGAAAACGCAAACACCCACAGAAAATCTTTCTCTGGGGCAATCCAACATACACCTGCTCTGCAATCTCTGTGTTCCCCCACATCTTCCTCTGTTTCTTCGTCTTCCTcgtcttctttctccttcacctCAAGTGGGTTAACAGATTTGCAGCTGCTGAAGCGAAGTACGAGTGCAAATTCAGAACTTGAGAGCTCGATAGAAGGAGCAATTGCTTATTGCAAACAGTCCCACCAGCTGGTCAGTTCAAGAATGCAGTTTGTGGGGGTCAAGAGATCTCACCAGGCCTCATCCAATAACGCCATGAGAGAAACACAcatgaataatttgattgcgttATATGATTGA
- the LOC103450187 gene encoding ankyrin repeat-containing protein At5g02620-like: MEAPVRQQSFVGKKMTKQLTGKREDGPLHLAAREGDLGLVVQILSKCGEAELNELLSKQNHMGETPLYLAADCGYVDLVKEMMKYYDVGSAGIKARNGCDAFHIASKQGHLEVLKVLMEAIPELSMTVDRTNTTALHIAAAQGHTEVVSFLLETGCSLVSIARSNGKTALHSAARKGHLEVIQALLSKDTGIALRRDNKGQTALHMAVKGQNVELVGELAKADPSVINVVDNKGNTALHVATGKGHAQIVQTLLSHKGVAKTIINRSGESVFDTAEKSGHTKIATILAEHGIQGAKSMKLPTMNPNRELKQTVSEIKHEVHDQLKQTRQTRKQVHGMVKRLSKMHLEGLNNAINSTTVVAVLIATVAFAAIFTVPGQYPDPEKPLPRGFSPGEANIAPKPEFLVFFIFDSFALFISLAVVVVQTSIVVVEREAKEKMMSIINKLMWMACVMISVSFLALSYIIVGKEEKWLAIGVTAIGTVIMGMTLGTMCYWMVVQRVEASKHRRSLRRSSMSTNSHSLSCSHSHSPSFSVISDSELLNTEYKSKKVYAI, from the exons ATGGAAGCTCCAGTGAGGCAGCAAAGCTTTGTTGGGAAGAAGATGACTAAGCAGTTGACGGGAAAGCGCGAAGACGGGCCGTTGCATTTGGCAGCAAGAGAAGGAGATTTGGGATTGGTGGTACAAATCTTGTCCAAGTGTGGGGAGGCAGAGCTGAATGAACTTTTGTCGAAACAGAACCACATGGGGGAAACCCCCTTGTATCTGGCGGCTGATTGTGGATATGTTGATTTGGTTAAGGAAATGATGAAGTACTATGATGTTGGTTCAGCTGGTATCAAAGCTCGAAATGGCTGTGATGCATTTCACATTGCTTCCAAGCAAGGGCACTTAG AGGTACTGAAGGTCCTCATGGAGGCGATTCCAGAACTTTCAATGACCGTTGATCGCACAAACACCACGGCATTGCACATCGCTGCAGCACAGGGACACACAGAAGTAGTAAGTTTTCTTTTGGAGACTGGTTGCAGCTTGGTGTCCATAGCAAGAAGCAATGGGAAAACTGCCTTGCATTCTGCAGCAAGGAAAGGGCATTTGGAGGTGATCCAGGCCCTCTTGAGCAAAGATACCGGAATTGCATTAAGAAGAGATAATAAGGGCCAGACAGCTCTCCATATGGCAGTCAAGGGACAGAATGTCGAATTGGTGGGTGAGCTAGCGAAGGCAGATCCTTCGGTGATAAACGTGGTGGATAACAAGGGAAACACTGCCTTGCATGTGGCAACAGGGAAGGGTCACGCTCAG ATTGTTCAAACGCTGTTAAGTCATAAGGGAGTGGCGAAAACCATCATTAACAGATCTGGAGAATCTGTTTTCGACACTGCTGAGAAATCTGGGCACACAAAGATTGCTACCATTCTAGCAGAGCATGGGATTCAAGGTGCCAAATCCATGAAGCTGCCAACTATGAACCCAAATCGAGAACTCAAACAAACTGTAAGCGAAATAAAACATGAGGTGCATGATCAGCTTAAGCAAACGAGACAAACACGAAAGCAAGTGCATGGAATGGTAAAGCGGCTCAGCAAAATGCATTTGGAGGGGCTTAACAATGCAATAAACTCCACCACAGTTGTGGCTGTCCTCATTGCCACTGTCGCCTTTGCTGCAATCTTCACTGTCCCAGGCCAATACCCTGACCCTGAGAAACCTCTTCCCCGTGGATTCTCTCCCGGAGAAGCAAACATTGCCCCCAAACCTGAGTTCCTAGTCTTCTTCATCTTTGACTCTTTTGCTCTCTTCATATCGTTGGCTGTCGTGGTGGTTCAAACTTCTATTGTTGTCGTAGAGAGGGAGGCAAAAGAGAAGATGATGTCAATCATAAACAAGCTAATGTGGATGGCTTGTGTGATGATTTCAGTTTCATTTCTTGCACTGTCATATATAATTGttggaaaagaagagaaatggcTGGCTATCGGAGTGACAGCTATAGGGACAGTGATCATGGGAATGACATTAGGAACAATGTGTTATTGGATGGTTGTGCAGCGCGTTGAAGCTTCTAAACATCGTCGCAGCCTTCGGAGATCATCAATGAGCACAAACTCACACTCACTCTCGTGCTCGCACTCTCACTCACCCTCTTTCTCAGTGATTTCGGATTCAGAGCTTTTGAACACCGAGTATAAGAGTAAGAAAGTTTATGCAATTTGA